The following proteins are co-located in the Microbacterium profundi genome:
- a CDS encoding shikimate kinase: MITSERLIVVLVGPMGAGKTSVGRQVAKRLGVRFIDTDKRIAAEHGPIPELFESRGESHFRELEQLAVATALRDGGVISVGGGAVSSSATRELLHRHPVVFLAVSPEAVVDRIRTGGRPLLAGDDDPLERWNQIYEQRRGWYEEVADVTFDTSHRPMQRIAEEIAAWRREQA; encoded by the coding sequence ATGATCACGTCTGAGCGGCTGATCGTCGTGCTCGTCGGTCCGATGGGCGCCGGCAAGACCAGCGTCGGACGGCAGGTGGCCAAGCGCCTCGGCGTGAGATTCATCGACACCGACAAGCGGATCGCCGCCGAGCACGGCCCGATCCCGGAACTCTTCGAGTCACGGGGCGAATCCCACTTCCGCGAACTCGAGCAGCTGGCCGTCGCCACGGCGCTCCGAGACGGGGGAGTGATCTCCGTCGGCGGTGGTGCGGTCAGCTCATCGGCGACGCGCGAGCTCCTGCATCGGCATCCGGTCGTCTTCCTGGCGGTGTCGCCGGAGGCCGTGGTCGATCGCATCCGCACCGGCGGACGGCCGCTCCTCGCGGGCGACGACGACCCCCTTGAGCGTTGGAATCAGATCTACGAGCAACGCCGCGGCTGGTATGAGGAGGTCGCCGATGTGACCTTCGACACCTCTCATCGGCCGATGCAGCGCATCGCCGAAGAGATCGCGGCATGGAGGAGAGAACAGGCATGA
- the nusB gene encoding transcription antitermination factor NusB, translating into MGARTKARKRALDILFSSDVRGDDLAVALAAEAKRAAGEPAREASWLYAREIVDGIVDHRDEIDEHIVTHSRDWKIERMPAVDRALLRIGVWEILHNEQVPTAVAIDEAVELAKEFSTDDSGAFVHGVLARVARAG; encoded by the coding sequence GTGGGCGCTCGGACGAAGGCGCGCAAGCGCGCACTCGACATCCTCTTCTCCTCGGACGTCCGTGGAGACGACCTCGCTGTCGCTCTCGCCGCAGAAGCCAAGCGCGCCGCCGGCGAACCCGCTCGCGAGGCCTCCTGGCTGTACGCGCGCGAGATCGTCGACGGCATCGTCGATCACCGCGACGAGATCGACGAGCACATCGTGACGCACAGCCGTGACTGGAAGATCGAGCGGATGCCCGCCGTCGACCGCGCCCTGCTGCGCATCGGCGTGTGGGAGATCCTGCACAACGAGCAGGTGCCGACCGCGGTCGCAATCGATGAGGCGGTTGAGCTCGCCAAGGAGTTCTCGACCGACGACTCCGGCGCATTCGTGCACGGCGTACTCGCGAGGGTGGCCCGAGCCGGCTGA
- the ruvX gene encoding Holliday junction resolvase RuvX has protein sequence MSGFRRGVRLGIDVGKARVGVARCDPDGMLAVPVETVQRSEQSLARIAEIAAEYEPLEFVVGLPVNMQGADTPSTADAREFAAALQRLTAVPVRMMDERLSTVTAHAALRSSGRTQRNSRSIVDQVAAVVLLQHAIDTEKSTGNPAGSVVPTDEEPT, from the coding sequence GTGAGCGGATTTCGCCGCGGAGTGCGGCTCGGCATCGATGTCGGCAAGGCGCGGGTGGGCGTGGCGCGCTGCGACCCTGACGGCATGCTCGCCGTGCCGGTGGAGACCGTGCAGCGATCGGAGCAGTCCCTTGCCCGCATCGCCGAGATCGCCGCGGAGTACGAACCGCTGGAGTTCGTCGTCGGTCTTCCGGTGAACATGCAGGGTGCTGACACGCCTTCCACTGCGGATGCACGTGAGTTCGCGGCCGCTCTGCAGCGCCTCACCGCGGTGCCGGTGCGCATGATGGACGAGCGACTCAGCACGGTCACAGCGCACGCCGCTCTGCGCTCTTCTGGCAGAACTCAGCGAAACTCTCGTAGCATTGTCGATCAGGTCGCGGCAGTGGTGCTTCTGCAGCACGCGATCGACACGGAGAAGAGCACCGGTAACCCGGCCGGTTCCGTGGTTCCAACCGACGAGGAGCCCACTTGA
- the aroC gene encoding chorismate synthase, translated as MLRVLTAGESHGPELIAVMEGLPSGVPVSSEAIQQDLARRKLGYGRGSRMKFEQDELTISGGVRHGRSLGSPIALRIGNTEWPKWIEVMNPEPIEITDKSRGRSAPLTRPRPGHADLVGMQKYDFDEARPILERASARETAARVALGAVARSFLGALGIRLVSHTLSIGPVRVPDGAALPTPDDVDALDADPLRCFDADTSAAMVAEVDDARKDGDTLGGIVEVLAYGLPPGLGSHVHWDRRLDARLAQALMSIQAIKGVEVGDGFETTRRRGSAAHDELFSADAGITRGSDRAGGTEGGMSTGTVLRVRAGMKPIATVPRSLRTIDVATGETATAHHQRSDVCAVPAAGVVAEAMVAVELANAVLEKFGGDSVRETARNLQSYLDAIPAELRTAPASEAALIAYDDHV; from the coding sequence ATGCTCCGCGTGCTCACGGCCGGCGAATCGCACGGCCCCGAACTCATTGCCGTCATGGAAGGGCTGCCGTCCGGCGTCCCGGTCTCATCCGAGGCGATCCAGCAGGATCTCGCCCGCCGTAAACTCGGCTATGGGCGCGGATCACGCATGAAGTTCGAGCAGGACGAGCTCACCATCTCGGGTGGTGTTCGGCACGGCAGGTCTCTCGGCAGCCCGATCGCCCTGCGCATCGGCAACACCGAGTGGCCGAAGTGGATCGAGGTCATGAACCCCGAGCCCATCGAGATCACCGACAAGTCGCGCGGCCGTTCAGCGCCGCTCACTCGGCCCCGCCCTGGACACGCCGACCTCGTCGGCATGCAGAAGTACGACTTCGATGAGGCACGCCCGATCCTCGAGCGCGCGAGCGCACGCGAGACCGCGGCACGTGTCGCCCTCGGCGCCGTGGCCAGGTCGTTCCTCGGTGCGCTCGGCATCCGTCTCGTCAGCCACACGCTGTCCATCGGCCCGGTGCGGGTACCGGACGGCGCTGCACTTCCGACACCCGATGACGTCGACGCGCTCGATGCCGATCCGCTGCGATGCTTCGACGCCGACACCTCGGCCGCCATGGTCGCGGAAGTCGATGATGCCCGCAAGGACGGCGACACGCTGGGTGGCATCGTCGAGGTGCTCGCCTACGGCCTACCGCCTGGACTCGGCTCGCACGTTCACTGGGATCGCCGTCTCGACGCACGTCTCGCCCAGGCTCTCATGAGCATTCAGGCCATCAAGGGCGTAGAAGTCGGCGACGGTTTCGAGACCACGCGTCGGCGCGGCTCCGCCGCCCACGATGAGCTCTTCTCCGCCGATGCGGGCATCACCCGAGGATCCGACCGCGCAGGCGGCACTGAGGGCGGCATGTCCACTGGCACCGTTCTGCGCGTGCGAGCGGGGATGAAGCCGATCGCGACGGTGCCGCGCTCGCTGCGCACGATCGACGTCGCCACCGGCGAGACCGCGACAGCCCATCACCAGCGCTCCGACGTGTGCGCGGTGCCCGCGGCGGGTGTCGTCGCCGAGGCGATGGTCGCCGTCGAGCTCGCGAACGCCGTGCTGGAGAAGTTCGGCGGAGACAGTGTCCGCGAGACGGCCCGCAACCTGCAGAGCTACCTCGACGCGATCCCGGCAGAGTTGCGCACCGCGCCCGCCTCGGAGGCGGCCCTAATCGCATACGATGATCACGTCTGA
- the aroQ gene encoding type II 3-dehydroquinate dehydratase — MSRRILLVNGPNLNLLGTREPEVYGSATLADVERITRDAAAEAGFEVRSIQSNHEGVLIDAIHAAREDCAAIVINPGGLTHTSVALRDALTGVFLPFAEVHVSDVHAREEFRHFSYLEDVAAVRVIGEGVDGYANAVRQLTALIP, encoded by the coding sequence ATGAGCCGCCGCATCCTGCTCGTCAACGGACCGAACCTCAATCTGCTGGGCACCCGCGAACCGGAGGTGTACGGTTCCGCAACCCTCGCGGACGTCGAGCGGATCACGCGCGATGCCGCGGCAGAGGCGGGGTTCGAGGTGCGCAGCATCCAGAGCAACCATGAGGGCGTGCTGATCGACGCGATCCACGCGGCCCGTGAGGATTGCGCCGCGATCGTGATCAATCCCGGCGGGCTCACGCACACCTCCGTCGCTCTGCGCGACGCGCTCACCGGCGTGTTCCTGCCGTTCGCCGAGGTGCACGTCTCAGACGTGCACGCGCGTGAGGAGTTCCGGCACTTCTCCTACCTCGAGGATGTCGCAGCAGTGCGCGTGATCGGGGAGGGCGTGGACGGCTACGCGAACGCTGTACGTCAGCTCACGGCGCTCATCCCGTAG
- the efp gene encoding elongation factor P: MASTADIKNGVVLSIDGQLWNVIEFQHVKPGKGGAFVRTKLKNVVSGKTVDRTYNAGAKIEIENVDRRDFTYLYADGDGFVFMDTTDYDQITVGAATVGDAKNFLLENQQVTIALNNGNPLYIDLPASVTLEVTYSEPGLQGDRSSAGTKPATVETGYEMQVPLFIETGTKIKVDTRTGEYLGREK, encoded by the coding sequence ATGGCATCCACCGCAGACATCAAGAACGGCGTCGTCCTCAGCATCGACGGACAGCTCTGGAACGTCATAGAGTTCCAGCACGTCAAGCCTGGCAAGGGCGGCGCGTTCGTGCGCACCAAGCTGAAGAACGTCGTCTCGGGAAAGACCGTGGACCGCACGTACAACGCCGGCGCGAAGATCGAGATCGAGAACGTCGATCGCCGTGACTTCACCTACCTGTACGCGGACGGCGACGGCTTCGTGTTCATGGACACGACCGACTACGACCAGATCACCGTCGGTGCGGCCACGGTCGGCGACGCGAAGAACTTCCTGCTGGAGAACCAGCAGGTCACGATCGCCCTGAACAACGGCAATCCGCTCTACATCGACCTCCCCGCATCTGTCACGCTCGAGGTGACGTACTCCGAGCCCGGCCTGCAGGGCGACCGTTCCTCGGCAGGCACGAAGCCTGCGACGGTGGAGACCGGGTACGAGATGCAGGTGCCGCTGTTCATCGAGACCGGAACGAAGATCAAGGTCGACACCCGCACGGGTGAGTACCTCGGTCGCGAGAAGTAA
- a CDS encoding DEAD/DEAH box helicase yields the protein MPAPYVDPAVIRALTDDGGYRRGLSYQRSGMVTRTAWDDAERVLTSVVAGSAGHAYRCSVRFSARGVTAAVASAFCSCPVAQGCKHIVATLLVNNDDALQSPAVVDDRPRPAAWRALVPSASADGSTDIALGVELRQRAAGGAHHWSPRPVRPATPRDLAKGTGELLLGIRPLMRSAATGSWIQGDVSWDSVRRSAAQFGRERVRWFADLLSLSRDSLLSGTAGDWLSMDLIESSLLWGHLRQAPGLGIPLVSTRKSTTVALGEAASVAAEFTRNDDGALSIGAEVILDERVVPTASVRAIGHSGIYTAESIGSRIALTLAEVELSDPVHTLLKAQGAITVTKADEAAFLREAYPALARRAPIRTVGAVKLPAVPLPQPTLVVTFRSGDTIDYAFEWTYKGHGRFPLSPTADAVRDAPAERERQSEIEQIWQQLSDSVFTASATLHDIDAAEFVAHVVPAFQAQGVSIIENGTRKDYQEITGIPEITVSTVETVDADWFDLGVLVKIDGRTIPFTPLFTAMAKGRRKLLLVDGSYLSLNHPALDRLRELIDEASELQEWETGPRISRYQTDLWQEFEDLADEALPAVSWRATAEGLRQATEVPSTPVPAGLVAELRPYQRTGFDWLAFLWTHRLGGILADDMGLGKTIQLLSLVLHAKEAGEKRPFLVVAPTSVLGSWQSEAARFAPGLRVRVIDSSSVKREVMTDAAHGADLVITSYTLVRLDEKEFAETRWAGLILDEAQFVKNPKTKQHRAVAALKADVVYAVSGTPMENSLTDLWALLKLAAPGLFASARKFGEDYVQPIEKGKVPENEEGGEYRQRRLERLRRRIRPLMLRRTKQLVAADLPEKQEQQLHVELSPSHRALYDVVLQRERQKVLGLLEDLDRNRFIVFRSLTMLRLLSLSPGLVDPADAKIGSRKLDALLEHVQELQAEGHRALVFSQFTSFLKEAAARLDHAGIAYAYLDGSTTRRPQVIDAFRAGEQPVFLISLKAGGFGLTLTEADYVFLLDPWWNPAAEAQAVDRTHRIGQQNPVMVYRMISSGTIEEKVLALQERKARLFTAVMDDEEMFAQSLTADDIRGLFES from the coding sequence ATGCCAGCGCCGTACGTCGATCCCGCTGTCATCCGTGCTCTGACGGACGACGGCGGGTACCGCCGCGGTCTGTCGTATCAGCGTTCGGGCATGGTGACACGCACCGCGTGGGACGATGCCGAGCGAGTACTGACATCGGTCGTGGCGGGGTCGGCCGGCCACGCGTACCGCTGCTCGGTCCGCTTCTCCGCAAGGGGTGTGACCGCCGCCGTGGCATCGGCATTCTGCTCGTGCCCGGTGGCGCAGGGCTGCAAGCACATCGTCGCGACGCTCCTCGTGAACAATGACGATGCCCTGCAGTCGCCGGCGGTCGTCGACGACCGGCCGAGACCCGCCGCCTGGCGTGCCCTCGTTCCCTCCGCCTCTGCCGACGGCTCGACGGACATCGCGCTCGGAGTGGAACTGCGCCAGCGGGCGGCCGGTGGAGCGCACCACTGGTCGCCGCGACCGGTGCGCCCCGCCACCCCGCGCGACCTCGCCAAGGGAACAGGCGAACTGCTGCTCGGCATCCGTCCGCTCATGCGCAGCGCGGCGACCGGTTCCTGGATCCAGGGCGATGTGTCATGGGACTCGGTGCGCCGCTCGGCTGCTCAGTTCGGTCGCGAGCGCGTGCGCTGGTTCGCCGACCTGCTGAGCCTCTCACGCGACTCCCTGCTGTCGGGCACCGCGGGGGACTGGCTCTCGATGGATCTGATCGAATCCTCGCTGCTGTGGGGCCATCTTCGCCAGGCACCCGGACTCGGCATCCCTCTGGTGTCGACACGGAAGAGCACGACCGTGGCGCTCGGCGAGGCGGCGTCCGTCGCGGCGGAGTTCACGCGGAACGACGACGGCGCGCTCAGCATCGGCGCGGAGGTCATCCTCGACGAGCGGGTGGTTCCGACTGCGTCCGTGCGGGCCATCGGACACTCGGGGATCTACACGGCCGAGTCGATCGGCAGCCGCATCGCCCTCACGCTGGCCGAGGTCGAGCTCAGCGACCCCGTCCACACGCTCCTGAAGGCGCAGGGCGCGATCACCGTCACCAAGGCCGACGAAGCGGCGTTCCTGCGTGAGGCGTACCCTGCGCTGGCGAGACGCGCGCCGATCCGTACCGTCGGCGCGGTGAAGCTGCCCGCTGTGCCGTTGCCGCAGCCGACTCTGGTCGTGACGTTCCGCAGCGGCGACACGATCGACTACGCATTCGAATGGACGTACAAGGGCCACGGAAGATTCCCGCTCTCGCCGACAGCGGATGCCGTGCGCGACGCGCCCGCCGAACGGGAGCGTCAGAGCGAGATCGAGCAGATCTGGCAGCAGCTCTCCGACTCGGTCTTCACGGCATCCGCGACGCTGCACGACATCGACGCCGCCGAGTTCGTCGCGCACGTCGTTCCCGCCTTCCAGGCTCAGGGCGTCAGCATCATCGAGAACGGCACGCGCAAGGACTACCAGGAGATCACCGGCATCCCGGAGATCACCGTCTCGACCGTGGAGACCGTCGACGCCGACTGGTTCGATCTCGGGGTGCTCGTGAAGATCGACGGGCGCACCATCCCGTTCACTCCGTTGTTCACGGCGATGGCGAAGGGCAGGCGCAAGCTGCTGCTCGTCGACGGCAGTTATCTGTCTCTCAATCACCCCGCGCTCGACCGGCTCCGTGAGCTGATCGACGAGGCCTCAGAGCTGCAGGAATGGGAGACCGGCCCGCGCATCAGCCGCTACCAGACCGATCTGTGGCAGGAGTTCGAAGACCTCGCGGACGAAGCGCTCCCCGCTGTGAGCTGGCGTGCCACAGCCGAGGGACTGCGTCAGGCGACCGAGGTGCCGTCGACACCCGTGCCCGCGGGGCTCGTGGCCGAGCTGCGGCCGTACCAGAGGACCGGATTCGATTGGCTCGCATTCCTGTGGACGCATCGCCTGGGCGGCATCCTCGCCGACGACATGGGACTCGGCAAGACCATCCAGCTGCTCTCGCTCGTGCTGCACGCGAAGGAGGCGGGGGAGAAGCGGCCGTTCCTCGTCGTCGCCCCCACGTCCGTGCTCGGCTCCTGGCAGAGCGAAGCCGCGCGATTCGCTCCCGGCCTGCGCGTGCGCGTGATCGACAGCAGCAGCGTCAAACGTGAAGTGATGACGGATGCTGCCCACGGCGCCGACCTCGTCATCACCTCGTACACCCTGGTGCGTCTTGACGAGAAGGAATTCGCTGAGACCCGATGGGCCGGCCTCATCCTCGACGAGGCGCAGTTCGTGAAGAACCCCAAGACGAAGCAGCACCGCGCCGTCGCGGCGCTGAAGGCCGATGTCGTGTACGCCGTGAGCGGCACCCCGATGGAGAACAGCCTCACCGATCTCTGGGCGCTGTTGAAGCTCGCGGCTCCCGGCCTGTTCGCGTCGGCCAGGAAGTTCGGCGAGGACTACGTGCAGCCCATCGAGAAGGGCAAGGTTCCGGAGAACGAGGAGGGCGGCGAGTACCGGCAGCGGCGCCTGGAACGGCTCCGCCGCCGCATCCGTCCGCTCATGCTGCGCCGGACCAAGCAGCTGGTGGCCGCAGACCTTCCAGAGAAGCAGGAGCAGCAGCTGCACGTCGAGCTCAGCCCGTCGCACAGGGCCCTGTACGACGTGGTGCTGCAGCGCGAGCGGCAGAAGGTGCTGGGTCTGCTGGAGGATCTCGACCGCAATCGCTTCATCGTGTTCCGCTCGCTCACGATGCTCCGTCTGCTGAGCCTGTCACCCGGACTCGTCGACCCCGCGGACGCGAAGATCGGCTCCCGCAAGCTGGATGCACTTCTCGAGCATGTACAGGAGCTGCAGGCAGAAGGCCACCGCGCACTCGTGTTCAGCCAGTTCACCTCGTTCCTCAAGGAGGCGGCAGCGCGGCTCGATCACGCCGGCATCGCGTATGCGTACCTGGACGGATCGACGACCAGGCGGCCCCAGGTCATCGACGCCTTCCGCGCAGGCGAGCAGCCCGTGTTCCTCATCAGCCTGAAGGCGGGCGGATTCGGCCTCACCCTCACCGAAGCCGATTACGTATTCCTGCTGGATCCATGGTGGAACCCGGCCGCCGAAGCGCAGGCGGTGGACCGTACGCACCGCATCGGTCAGCAGAACCCGGTCATGGTGTACCGGATGATCTCCTCCGGAACGATCGAGGAGAAGGTCCTCGCCCTCCAGGAGCGCAAGGCGCGCCTGTTCACGGCGGTCATGGACGACGAGGAGATGTTCGCCCAGTCGCTCACCGCCGACGACATCAGGGGACTGTTCGAGAGCTGA
- a CDS encoding shikimate dehydrogenase, with protein MTTRLLAVWGDPIAHSKSPTLHGAAIRVLGLDWEYGRREVDADGFSAALRGLDDSWRGLSLTMPLKEQAFRAAQTHDRHAELTGAVNTLLLNAAPSGFNTDVGGIIDAFAENEVTGAARARILGAGATAASALVAVAEMGAHRIDVRARRPERTQTLRALGERLGVEVTVSGFADQIGPVDVTVATLPGGAVLERTAAFAEHGGILLDVAYAPWPSALAEAWATEHVISGVGMLLHQAVRQVRVFVHGDPVDELDDEATVLAAMRTALREPAPS; from the coding sequence ATGACCACCCGTCTCCTGGCGGTGTGGGGCGATCCGATCGCTCACAGCAAGTCGCCGACTCTGCACGGTGCGGCGATCCGAGTGCTCGGTCTGGATTGGGAGTACGGTCGCCGGGAGGTCGACGCCGACGGCTTCTCCGCCGCGCTGCGCGGATTGGACGATTCCTGGCGAGGGCTCTCCCTCACCATGCCGCTCAAGGAACAGGCGTTTCGCGCGGCGCAGACGCACGACCGTCACGCCGAACTCACCGGCGCGGTGAACACTCTGCTTCTCAACGCAGCGCCTTCGGGCTTCAACACGGATGTCGGCGGCATCATCGACGCGTTCGCCGAGAACGAGGTCACCGGCGCCGCGCGTGCGCGCATCCTCGGCGCTGGTGCGACGGCGGCTTCGGCGCTGGTCGCGGTGGCGGAGATGGGGGCACACCGCATCGACGTCCGCGCGCGACGTCCGGAACGTACCCAGACACTTCGTGCTCTGGGCGAGCGGCTCGGTGTCGAGGTGACGGTGAGCGGCTTCGCCGATCAGATCGGTCCCGTGGACGTCACGGTCGCCACGCTTCCCGGCGGAGCCGTGCTCGAGCGTACGGCAGCTTTCGCCGAGCACGGAGGCATACTGCTCGACGTCGCCTACGCGCCGTGGCCGTCCGCTCTGGCCGAGGCCTGGGCCACTGAGCACGTCATCTCCGGGGTGGGCATGCTGCTGCACCAGGCCGTGCGGCAGGTGCGCGTCTTCGTACACGGCGATCCGGTCGACGAGCTCGACGATGAAGCAACCGTGCTGGCCGCCATGCGCACTGCGCTGAGGGAACCGGCACCGTCCTGA
- the aroB gene encoding 3-dehydroquinate synthase has protein sequence MSTTTISVSGQASYDITVGRGILDRVSAALDPTVRKILVVHPPTLAERAAELRDRLLADTADGPREVLLAEVPDAEQGKRIEVAAFCWQIMGQSDFTRTDAVVGYGGGSVTDLAGFVAATWLRGVQIVQVPTTVLGLVDASVGGKTGVNTAEGKNLVGAFWAPRAVIGDLDELSSLSTHEATAGFAEVVKAGFIWSPEILDIIEADPSRAVDTTTEEFRRTIELAIDMKAQVVSDDFREAGQREILNYGHTLGHAIEHAERYRWRHGAAISVGMLFAAEISRLAGRLSDDVADRHRTVLESLGLPTTYRAGAWKTLLATMQRDKKSRGGMLRFIVLDDIAKPTVLQAPDESLLFAAYQEVGA, from the coding sequence ATGAGCACGACCACGATCAGCGTGAGCGGACAGGCATCCTACGACATCACGGTCGGACGCGGCATCCTCGACAGGGTGTCCGCGGCCCTCGATCCAACGGTGCGGAAGATCCTCGTGGTGCATCCGCCCACGCTCGCAGAGCGCGCCGCGGAACTGCGCGACCGTCTGCTCGCCGACACCGCCGACGGGCCCCGTGAGGTGCTGCTGGCCGAGGTGCCTGATGCCGAGCAGGGCAAGCGCATCGAGGTCGCCGCGTTCTGCTGGCAGATCATGGGCCAGTCCGACTTCACGCGCACCGATGCCGTCGTCGGATACGGCGGTGGGTCCGTGACCGACCTCGCCGGCTTCGTCGCGGCCACGTGGCTGCGCGGCGTGCAGATCGTGCAGGTGCCGACCACTGTGCTCGGCCTCGTCGACGCCTCGGTCGGCGGCAAGACCGGCGTCAACACCGCAGAGGGCAAGAACCTCGTCGGCGCCTTCTGGGCACCGCGCGCCGTCATCGGCGACCTCGACGAGTTGAGCAGCCTCAGCACCCACGAGGCCACGGCAGGGTTCGCCGAAGTGGTCAAAGCCGGCTTCATCTGGTCGCCGGAGATCCTCGACATCATCGAGGCCGACCCCTCCCGTGCCGTCGACACGACGACCGAAGAGTTCCGTCGTACGATCGAACTCGCGATCGACATGAAGGCGCAGGTCGTGTCTGATGACTTCCGCGAGGCCGGTCAGCGCGAGATCCTCAACTACGGCCACACCCTCGGCCACGCGATCGAGCACGCCGAGCGGTACCGCTGGCGCCACGGCGCGGCGATCTCGGTCGGGATGCTGTTCGCGGCCGAGATCTCCCGGCTCGCCGGCCGGCTCTCCGATGACGTCGCCGACCGCCATCGCACCGTGCTGGAGTCCCTCGGCCTGCCGACGACCTACCGCGCCGGTGCTTGGAAAACGTTGCTGGCGACCATGCAGCGCGACAAGAAGAGCAGAGGCGGGATGCTGCGCTTCATCGTTCTCGACGACATCGCCAAGCCCACAGTGCTGCAGGCGCCGGACGAATCGCTGCTCTTCGCCGCCTACCAGGAGGTCGGGGCATGA
- the mltG gene encoding endolytic transglycosylase MltG: MPERESPERESPERESPERGSNSLSDDLFSKLPAPGHQVPAADQPLPAPGSRRALREAAQSETTPSERVRSAATNHEVAQPNEAAASTADDAAENESLFDTAADPATRPVTASAAASLDDLFAAEHDDSNGSAPRRKKRRTGCLVALIIVLALIGGAVAGGAWAWNTYGDKISEVMGWGEPDDYEAGIASGEALVTIQDGDTGSPVSTALYEAGVTKTESVFYDYLVKENVAVTFYPGVYKLQQKMTAEAALTALQDEANKLENSVGIAEGSTLESSLPVITESIGIPLEDLQAAVADPGAYGVASESLEGWLFPAVYTFDPEATATQVIQRMVDRTRESLTAAGVPAGDEQRVLTIASIIQREGRTDDFAKVSRVIQNRLDDGMKLQMDSTAQYGYGELHEGVVSTSSEAQNNDNPWNTYVYEGLPAGPIANPNDAAIKAALNPADGPWLYFVTINLQTGETVFTSTYEEHQAAIETWQAWCRANPDQGC, encoded by the coding sequence ATGCCCGAACGCGAGAGTCCCGAACGCGAGAGTCCCGAACGCGAGAGTCCCGAACGCGGGTCGAACTCGCTTTCCGACGACCTGTTCTCGAAGCTCCCCGCGCCGGGACACCAGGTTCCCGCCGCCGACCAGCCGCTACCGGCACCCGGCTCGCGCCGCGCGCTGCGCGAGGCCGCGCAGTCCGAGACGACACCGTCCGAGCGGGTCCGGTCCGCAGCCACGAACCACGAGGTCGCTCAGCCGAACGAGGCCGCGGCCTCGACAGCGGATGATGCGGCCGAGAACGAGTCGCTTTTCGACACTGCCGCTGATCCGGCGACGCGTCCGGTGACCGCGTCGGCGGCGGCATCCCTCGACGATCTCTTCGCGGCCGAACACGACGATTCCAACGGCAGCGCACCACGCAGGAAGAAACGGCGCACCGGCTGTCTCGTCGCCCTCATCATCGTGCTCGCCCTCATCGGCGGTGCGGTGGCCGGTGGCGCATGGGCCTGGAACACCTACGGCGACAAGATCAGCGAGGTCATGGGCTGGGGCGAGCCGGATGACTACGAAGCGGGCATCGCGTCCGGCGAGGCACTGGTCACCATCCAAGATGGCGATACCGGTTCTCCTGTGTCGACCGCCTTGTACGAGGCGGGCGTGACCAAGACGGAGAGTGTCTTCTACGACTATCTCGTCAAGGAGAACGTCGCGGTGACGTTCTACCCCGGTGTGTACAAGCTGCAGCAGAAGATGACCGCCGAGGCTGCGCTGACCGCTCTCCAGGACGAGGCGAACAAGCTCGAGAACTCCGTCGGCATCGCTGAAGGCAGCACTCTGGAGTCTTCGCTCCCCGTGATCACCGAGAGCATCGGCATCCCTCTCGAAGACCTGCAGGCGGCCGTCGCCGATCCCGGCGCCTACGGGGTCGCGTCCGAGAGCCTCGAAGGCTGGTTGTTCCCCGCCGTGTACACGTTCGATCCCGAAGCCACGGCCACCCAGGTGATCCAGCGCATGGTCGATCGCACACGTGAATCGCTCACCGCGGCCGGCGTGCCGGCCGGCGACGAGCAGCGCGTCCTGACGATCGCATCCATCATCCAGCGCGAGGGCCGTACCGACGACTTCGCCAAGGTCTCGCGCGTCATCCAGAACCGCCTGGATGACGGGATGAAGCTGCAGATGGATTCGACGGCGCAGTACGGCTACGGAGAGCTCCACGAGGGCGTGGTGAGCACATCATCCGAGGCGCAGAACAACGACAACCCTTGGAACACCTACGTGTACGAAGGGCTGCCGGCCGGTCCGATCGCGAATCCGAACGACGCTGCGATCAAAGCCGCGTTGAATCCTGCCGACGGTCCGTGGCTCTACTTCGTCACGATCAACCTCCAGACCGGCGAGACGGTGTTCACGAGCACGTACGAAGAGCATCAGGCCGCCATCGAGACGTGGCAGGCATGGTGTCGTGCGAATCCCGACCAGGGATGCTGA